Proteins encoded together in one Monomorium pharaonis isolate MP-MQ-018 chromosome 8, ASM1337386v2, whole genome shotgun sequence window:
- the LOC105832466 gene encoding ubiquinol-cytochrome-c reductase complex assembly factor 1 isoform X3 has protein sequence MLLLSRRTIHGGFGTASLLQVASSTQAPNKNILTMPSTPAAKSIRPRIGRLERTLKKWGILDLQKYRNMHLGYNVYEHVIGQVDYPFFFKHFNLPDTLFSWFLVTELHVWMIMVRYMADEQDGKVVRNNAVSAMWDDTKARIENLGQVKNSVKQKQIKEISYQFNAAIIGYDEGIQADDKTLAGALWRRFFHSECNNPEHVETLVHYVRKQICLFDSLPNNEVLRKPVLKLIDIKSLCKHQQ, from the exons ATGTTGCTGTTGAGTCGAAGGACAATACATGGAGGTTTTGGTACTGCCAGTCTATTACAGGTAGCTTCCTCAACGCAGGCTCCAAACAAAAATATCCTCACGATGCCTAGCACGCCTGCCGCGAAAAGTATACGACCGAGAATTGGAAGACTGGAAAGGACGCTGAAAAAGTGGGGTATTCTAGATcttcaaaaatat AGAAATATGCATTTGGGCTATAATGTGTACGAACATGTAATTGGTCAAGTGGACTATCCTTTCTTCTTTAAAc attttaatcTGCCGGATACACTTTTCTCTTGGTTTCTGGTGACAGAGCTTCATGTATGGATGATAATGGTTCGCTACATGGCAGATGAACAAGATGGGAAGGTTGTCAGGAATAATGCGGTATCAGCAATGTGGGATGATACGAAGGCCAGAATAGAGAACCTTGGT caaGTCAAGAACTCAGTTAAACAGAaacaaataaaggaaatatcGTATCAATTCAATGCTGCTATAATAGGTTACGATGAAGGCATACAAGCTGATGATAAAACATTGGCAGGAGCATTGTGGAGACGCTTCTTTCATTCAGAATGTAACAATCCGGAACATGTTGAAACGCTTGTCCATTATGTTAGGAAACAG ATCTGTTTATTCGACAGTTTACCAAATAATGAAGTTTTAAGAAAAcctgttttaaaattaatagacaTAAAAAGTTTGTGTAAGCATCAACAATAA
- the LOC114253702 gene encoding sphingomyelin phosphodiesterase 1: MRFCELLFFALLLTIAKSDVINYTNDVISRFTHEINNWVQTQEESEEFRQLIHSLTLPTSLQRDDWRSFVGEKSATVCIICQSVLKVFINYRRQGMSAEKIRSLVIKLCTLMNLENERVCDSAITINLPVILYIIDSKPNLAGSTICGVILESQFCPLNDTEFNWTVNIDNGPPKLIDIEENDETINIVQITDIHYDPNYEPYGNSYCDDPTCCRKGQNNTNTSGKVAGYWGDYNYCDSPWHTVVDVLDHIRTQHQERKNHCHNISYVYMTGDIIDHGVWETTLEGNIKSLNKTYHQIHETFINIPVYPILGNHEPHPANQYAPKAITNEELSTQWLYKMVSDLWIDFEWLPESTRTTILQGGYYTVLSKKGFRIIALNNNVCYSYNWWLWYQPQDPDGQLQWLADTLLQAEKNKEFVHILGHIPPDDRDCQATWRREYLKIINRYAHIIRAEFNGHTHNDELRLHYSVDDKINNVAWNGGSATTYQNLNSNYKLYIVDSKNYAVKDFENWTYNLTLANANPNQRPLWYKSYSFKEEYGISDLTYDSLHTWLHELANNENLLKRYYRNFFKHTDPSLRKECDMQCMKPYVCRIIASLGNHKTKCISNQ, from the exons ATGCGGTTCTgtgaattattgttttttgcacttttattaacaattgcaAAGAGCGATGTGATTAATTATACAA ATGACGTAATATCGCGTTTTACGcacgaaattaataattgggTGCAAACACAAGAGGAATCTGAAGAATTTCGACAATTAATTCACAGCTTAACTCTTCCAACTAGCCTGCAGCGTGATGATTGGCGTAGTTTCGTCGGTGAAAAAAGCGCAACTGTTTGCATAATATGTCAATctgttttaaaagtttttataaactatCGTAGGCAAGGCATGTCAGCGGAAAAAATAAGATCTCTAGTGATTAAACTTTGTACTTTAATGAACCTAGAAAATGAACGAGTCTGCGACAGTGCGATAACTATCAATTTG ccagtaattttgtatatcATAGATTCAAAGCCGAATCTAGCGGGATCTACTATTTGTGGAGTTATATTAGAATCGCAATTTTGCCCACTCAATGACACTGAATTCAATTGGACAGTCAATATTGATAATGGTCCCCCAAAACTAATCGATATCGAAGAAAATGATGAAACCATAAATATAGTACAAATAACTGATATTCATTACGATCCTAATTACGAACCTTACGGCAACTCGTATTGTGATGATCCAACATGCTGCCGAAAAGGACAAAACAACACAAATACGAGCGGCAAAGTGGCAGGATATTGGggagattataattattgcgaTAGTCCATGGCATACCGTTGTCGATGTCCTAGATCACATTAGAACTCAACATCAAGAACGCAAGAATCATTGTcac AATATTTCCTACGTTTATATGACTGGCGATATAATAGACCACGGTGTTTGGGAAACTACGCTTGaaggaaatataaaaagtctGAACAAAACATATCATCAAATTCACGAAACATTCATAAATATCCCTGTATATCCTATCCTGGGTAATCATGAACCACATCCTGCAAATCA ATATGCTCCTAAAGCTATTACTAATGAAGAATTAAGCACACAATGGCTATATAAGATGGTGTCTGATTTATGGATTGATTTCGAGTGGTTACCAGAATCTACACGGACCACAATTCTGCAAGGTGGATATTACACGGTTTTGTCTAAAAAAGGATTTAGGATTATAGctttgaataataatgtatgttaTAGTTACAACTG gTGGCTATGGTATCAACCGCAAGATCCTGACGGCCAATTGCAATGGTTGGCCGACACGCTTTTGCAAGctgaaaagaataaagaatttgtGCACATATTAGGGCACATTCCACCCGATGACAGAGATTGTCAAGCTACATGGAGAAGagaatatttgaaaatcaTCAACCGATACGCCCACATTATTAGAGCGGAATTTAACGGCCATACGCACAATGATGAGTTACGATTGCATTACAGTGTCGACGATAAGATTAATAATGTTGCCTGGAATGGCGGTAGTGCAACTACCTATCAGAATTTAAATTCCAATTACAAGCTATATATTGTAGACAGCAAAAATTAT GCAGTGAAAGATTTCGAGAATTGGAcgtataatttaactttagcGAATGCTAACCCCAATCAACGACCATTATGGTACAAGTCATACTCATTCAAAGAAGAATATGGCATTTCCGACTTGACATACGATTCGTTACATACTTGGTTGCATGAACTGGCAAACAACGAGAATCTACTAAAGCGCTATTACAG GAATTTCTTTAAACACACTGACCCATCACTGAGGAAAGAGTGTGATATGCAATGCATGAAACCTTATGTATGCCGTATAATTGCAAGCTTGGGAAATCATAAGACTAAATGTATCAGCAATCAGTAA
- the LOC105832466 gene encoding ubiquinol-cytochrome-c reductase complex assembly factor 1 isoform X2 gives MLGFQNAMLLLSRRTIHGGFGTASLLQVASSTQAPNKNILTMPSTPAAKSIRPRIGRLERTLKKWGILDLQKYRNMHLGYNVYEHVIGQVDYPFFFKHFNLPDTLFSWFLVTELHVWMIMVRYMADEQDGKVVRNNAVSAMWDDTKARIENLGQVKNSVKQKQIKEISYQFNAAIIGYDEGIQADDKTLAGALWRRFFHSECNNPEHVETLVHYVRKQICLFDSLPNNEVLRKPVLKLIDIKSLCKHQQ, from the exons AACGCGATGTTGCTGTTGAGTCGAAGGACAATACATGGAGGTTTTGGTACTGCCAGTCTATTACAGGTAGCTTCCTCAACGCAGGCTCCAAACAAAAATATCCTCACGATGCCTAGCACGCCTGCCGCGAAAAGTATACGACCGAGAATTGGAAGACTGGAAAGGACGCTGAAAAAGTGGGGTATTCTAGATcttcaaaaatat AGAAATATGCATTTGGGCTATAATGTGTACGAACATGTAATTGGTCAAGTGGACTATCCTTTCTTCTTTAAAc attttaatcTGCCGGATACACTTTTCTCTTGGTTTCTGGTGACAGAGCTTCATGTATGGATGATAATGGTTCGCTACATGGCAGATGAACAAGATGGGAAGGTTGTCAGGAATAATGCGGTATCAGCAATGTGGGATGATACGAAGGCCAGAATAGAGAACCTTGGT caaGTCAAGAACTCAGTTAAACAGAaacaaataaaggaaatatcGTATCAATTCAATGCTGCTATAATAGGTTACGATGAAGGCATACAAGCTGATGATAAAACATTGGCAGGAGCATTGTGGAGACGCTTCTTTCATTCAGAATGTAACAATCCGGAACATGTTGAAACGCTTGTCCATTATGTTAGGAAACAG ATCTGTTTATTCGACAGTTTACCAAATAATGAAGTTTTAAGAAAAcctgttttaaaattaatagacaTAAAAAGTTTGTGTAAGCATCAACAATAA
- the LOC105832466 gene encoding ubiquinol-cytochrome-c reductase complex assembly factor 1 isoform X1, which yields MSVTLCAQLLPSSKNAMLLLSRRTIHGGFGTASLLQVASSTQAPNKNILTMPSTPAAKSIRPRIGRLERTLKKWGILDLQKYRNMHLGYNVYEHVIGQVDYPFFFKHFNLPDTLFSWFLVTELHVWMIMVRYMADEQDGKVVRNNAVSAMWDDTKARIENLGQVKNSVKQKQIKEISYQFNAAIIGYDEGIQADDKTLAGALWRRFFHSECNNPEHVETLVHYVRKQICLFDSLPNNEVLRKPVLKLIDIKSLCKHQQ from the exons ATGTCCGTTACACTATGCGCCCAGCTGCTTCCCTCATCGAAG AACGCGATGTTGCTGTTGAGTCGAAGGACAATACATGGAGGTTTTGGTACTGCCAGTCTATTACAGGTAGCTTCCTCAACGCAGGCTCCAAACAAAAATATCCTCACGATGCCTAGCACGCCTGCCGCGAAAAGTATACGACCGAGAATTGGAAGACTGGAAAGGACGCTGAAAAAGTGGGGTATTCTAGATcttcaaaaatat AGAAATATGCATTTGGGCTATAATGTGTACGAACATGTAATTGGTCAAGTGGACTATCCTTTCTTCTTTAAAc attttaatcTGCCGGATACACTTTTCTCTTGGTTTCTGGTGACAGAGCTTCATGTATGGATGATAATGGTTCGCTACATGGCAGATGAACAAGATGGGAAGGTTGTCAGGAATAATGCGGTATCAGCAATGTGGGATGATACGAAGGCCAGAATAGAGAACCTTGGT caaGTCAAGAACTCAGTTAAACAGAaacaaataaaggaaatatcGTATCAATTCAATGCTGCTATAATAGGTTACGATGAAGGCATACAAGCTGATGATAAAACATTGGCAGGAGCATTGTGGAGACGCTTCTTTCATTCAGAATGTAACAATCCGGAACATGTTGAAACGCTTGTCCATTATGTTAGGAAACAG ATCTGTTTATTCGACAGTTTACCAAATAATGAAGTTTTAAGAAAAcctgttttaaaattaatagacaTAAAAAGTTTGTGTAAGCATCAACAATAA